From Hoplias malabaricus isolate fHopMal1 chromosome 11, fHopMal1.hap1, whole genome shotgun sequence, a single genomic window includes:
- the nip7 gene encoding 60S ribosome subunit biogenesis protein NIP7 homolog gives MRPLTDEETKTLFEKLSKYIGENIKLLVDRPDGTYCFRLHRDRVYYISEKMLKMATSISRDKLVSVGTCFGKFTKTQKFRLHITALDFLAPYAKYKVWVKPGAEQSFLYGNHIMKSGLGRITENTAKYQGVVVYSMADVPLGFGVAAKTTQECRKVDPMSIVVFHQADVGEYIRNEDTLT, from the exons ATGCGCCCGTTGACGGATGAAGAGACGAAGACCCTGTTTGAAAAGCTCTCCAAGTA CATTGGTGAGAACATCAAGCTCCTTGTTGACAGACCTGATGGAACATACTGCTTCAGACTTCATCGTGATCGTGTTTACTACATCAG tgagAAGATGCTGAAGATGGCCACAAGCATCTCTCGAGACAAGTTGGTATCTGTCGGCACATGTTTTGGAAAATTCACGAAAACTCAGAAGTTTCGTCTCCATATCACAGCTCTTGATTTTCTTGCTCCATATGCCAAG TATAAAGTGTGGGTGAAGCCAGGAGCAGAGCAGTCATTTTTATATGGCAACCACATCATGAAATCGGGACTTGGAAGGATTACAGAAAATACTGCAAAATACCAAGGAGTTGTGGTATACTCAATGGCAGATGTACCTCTG GGCTTTGGAGTGGCAGCAAAAACCACACAGGAATGCCGGAAAGTTGACCCTATGTCTATTGTGGTGTTCCATCAAGCTGACGTGGGCGAGTACATTAGGAATGAGGATACACTGACCTAA
- the cog8 gene encoding conserved oligomeric Golgi complex subunit 8 encodes MAAVDVEDESILVSIFKDSFPENWRENPDFAAYLCELSSYGVEELGREPERLREERALIQQQTRELAFSNYKTFIRTAHCTEHIYTDFGTVENCLIRLLHKLPGFGEKCRNFIKEAEEIGVSRRMNSLTLNRHTEILEILEIPQLMDTCVRNAYYEEALELASYVKRLEKKHSSIPVIQGIVQEVRQSAQLMLNQLLQQLRSNSQLPICLRVIGYLRRMDVFTEAELRVKFLQARGSWLRSVLAAIPDEDPYFHITKTIEACRVHLFDIITQYRAIFSDEDPLLPPGGQNVNESAIFHGWVVQQVAQFLETLDKDLKRGIGSRLDSLLGQCMYFGLSFSRVGADFRGQLASMFQRVAMDTFNKAVKEAVDKFQEDMNLYTLISLPSMLGNTIPPVTPSPQPGTLQPPMALLDFPPLACFLNNVLTAFNDLRLCCPIGLAQEVTRCLEDALLKVTKLILVFHRAEESAFSSRERELFVQFCCAFAEDMVPFLNRCLQVLFPPAQLAQILGVPAAQVHKYGNIGYISVTSVLEPLEFVLPKREPMSPVVDLSVDLTGLTTAETEPLPSIKPPFSEKIQAVPALNSQNPQEAAAVLQNSPNQTKPTTNDCEKSIPEDLFSANRNAEKNMSE; translated from the exons ATGGCGGCAGTTGACGTGGAGGATGAGAGTATTTTGGTGTCTATATTTAAGGACAGTTTCCCGGAGAACTGGAGGGAGAACCCGGACTTCGCGGCGTACCTGTGCGAGCTGAGCTCGTACGGAGTCGAGGAGCTGGGCCGCGAGCCGGAGCGGCTGAGGGAAGAGAGGGCGCTGATCCAGCAGCAGACCCGCGAACTCGCCTTCTCCAACTACAAGACTTTCATCCGCACTGCGCACTGCACCGAGCACATCTACACTGACTTCGGCACCGTGGAGAACTGCCTCATCAGACTGCTCCACAAACTGCCCGGATTCGGGGAAAAATGCAG AAATTTCATAAAAGAAGCAGAAGAAATTGGAGTGAGTCGGCGCATGAACAGTCTGACACTGAATCGCCACACAGAGATCCTAGAGATTCTTGAGATCCCTCAGCTCATGGACACATGCGTCCGGAACGCGTATTATGAGGAAGCGCTAGAGCTGGCCTCCTATGTGAAGAGGCTGGAGAAGAAACACTCCTCAATTCCAGTCATTCAG GGAATAGTACAAGAGGTTCGTCAATCAGCTCAGCTCATGCTGAACCAGCTTCTTCAGCAGCTGCGCAGTAATTCCCAGCTGCCAATTTGTCTGAGGGTGATAGGCTACCTGCGCAGAATGGATGTCTTCACGGAAGCAGAACTGCGAGTGAAGTTCCTGCAGGCTCGTGGTAGCTGGCTACGTTCCGTCCTAGCTGCTATTCCTGATGAAGACCCTTATTTCCACATCACCAAAACTATCGAGGCCTGCAGAGTGCATCTGTTTGACATCATTACTCAGTATCGAGCCATTTTCTCAGATGAGGATCCCCTGCTGCCTCCTGGGGGGCAGAATGTGAATGAGAGTGCCATCTTTCATGggtgggtggtgcagcaggttgcaCAGTTTTTAGAGACCCTCGACAAGGATCTTAAGCGTGGTATTGGAAGCCGCTTGGATTCCTTGCTTGGCCAATGCATGTACTTTGGTTTGTCCTTCAGTCGGGTAGGGGCAGACTTCCGTGGACAGCTTGCATCGATGTTTCAGCGGGTAGCGATGGACACTTTCAACAAAGCTGTTAAAGAAGCTGTGGATAAGTTTCAAGAGGATATGAACTTGTATACTCTCATATCTCTGCCATCAATGCTTGGCAATACTATTCCACCTGTGACTCCAAGTCCTCAGCCTGGAACTCTTCAGCCCCCAATGGCCTTATTGGACTTCCCTCCTTTAGCCTGTTTTCTGAATAATGTTTTAACAGCATTCAATGACCTACGACTATGCTGTCCCATTGGATTAGCTCAGGAAGTTACCAGATGTCTTGAGGATGCCCTTCTGAAG GTGACAAAATTAATCCTGGTTTTCCACAGAGCAGAAGAGTCTGCCTTCAGTAGCCGTGAGCGGGAGTTATTTGTTCAGTTCTGCTGTGCCTTTGCTGAGGACATGGTGCCCTTCCTGAACCGATGTTTACAGGTTCTTTTCCCACCAGCTCAGCTTGCACAGATCCTTG GTGTCCCAGCAGCTCAAGTTCATAAATATGGAAACATTGGATATATTAGTGTGACCTCAGTACTGGAGCCTTTGGAGTTTGTCCTACCTAAAAGAGAGCCCATGTCCCCAGTGGTGGATCTCTCTGTTGACCTGACTGGTTTGACTACCGCTGAAACAGAACCTCTACCTTCAATCAAACCTCCATTCTCTGAGAAAATTCAGGCTGTTCCAGCTCTCAATTCTCAAAACCCACAAGAGGCAGCAGCTGTTCTACAAAACTCTCCAAACCAAACTAAGCCTACAACCAATGATTGTGAAAAAAGCATTCCAGAAGATCTGTTCTCAGCAAACAGAAATGCTGAGAAGAACATGTCAGAGTGA